The Desulfuromonas versatilis genome has a segment encoding these proteins:
- a CDS encoding long-chain fatty acid--CoA ligase — protein MPAKQPDYADVSRYDTFAKLLAYNAERSPDQVALREKEFGIWNEITWADYHRTVKCFALGMHELGIDRGDSVGIIGDNRPEWVQGEVASHALGAMIFGIYQDSLNEEVAYLINYAGAKIIIAEDEEQVDKVLEITEQCPCVKHIVYCDPRGMRKYDDPRLMNLEELLLRGQQRDEEHPELYMELVNGGSGEDVAILCPTSGTTSNPKLAMLQGGPMLRHCMAYLEEDPKCPGDNYVSVLPLPWIMEQVYAVAQALITRVTVNFVEEPETMMNDLREIGPNFVLLAPRVWESVAADVKSRMMDATLFKQKMYQVGMKLAWRASIKRKGGHSRLAYWLLFRALKDRLGFSYLRSAATGGAALGPDTFKFFLAMGVPLRQLYGQTELGGAYTIHKADDVDFDSVGVPFSTSEIRIANPDENGVGEIEARTPGMFLGYYKNDQATAESVLEGWMKTGDAGYLKQENGHLVVIDRISDIATTSTGARFSPQFIENKLKFSPFVAEAVVQGDARPYLAAIVCIRFDIVAKWAEQRDVAFTNYTNLSAQRKVYDLVQREIEIVNATLPEAHRIRKFLLLYKQLDADDGELTRTRKVRRGVIKEKYAEIIGAMYSGKEKVQVDTVITFQDGSKSRIQTELRVVDLPVADGEIEARGKALRTARLEI, from the coding sequence ATGCCAGCGAAGCAGCCCGACTACGCCGATGTGAGCCGCTACGACACCTTTGCCAAACTGCTCGCCTACAACGCCGAAAGATCCCCGGACCAGGTCGCCCTGCGGGAGAAGGAGTTCGGCATCTGGAACGAGATCACCTGGGCCGACTATCACCGCACGGTCAAGTGCTTCGCCCTGGGGATGCACGAGCTGGGGATCGACCGCGGCGACTCGGTGGGGATCATCGGCGACAACCGTCCCGAATGGGTGCAGGGGGAGGTCGCCTCCCACGCCCTGGGGGCGATGATCTTCGGCATCTACCAGGACTCGCTCAACGAGGAGGTCGCCTATCTCATCAATTACGCCGGGGCGAAGATCATCATCGCCGAGGACGAGGAGCAGGTCGACAAGGTCCTGGAGATCACCGAACAGTGCCCCTGCGTCAAGCACATCGTCTACTGCGATCCCCGGGGCATGCGCAAGTACGACGACCCGCGGCTGATGAACCTGGAGGAACTGCTGTTGCGGGGCCAACAGCGGGACGAGGAACACCCCGAGCTCTACATGGAACTGGTCAACGGGGGGAGCGGGGAGGACGTGGCGATTCTCTGCCCGACCTCGGGGACCACCTCCAACCCCAAGCTGGCCATGCTGCAGGGCGGCCCCATGCTGCGCCACTGCATGGCCTACCTTGAAGAAGACCCCAAATGCCCGGGGGACAATTACGTTTCGGTGCTGCCGCTGCCCTGGATCATGGAACAGGTCTACGCGGTGGCCCAGGCGCTTATCACCCGGGTGACGGTGAACTTCGTCGAGGAGCCCGAAACCATGATGAACGACCTGCGGGAGATCGGGCCCAACTTCGTGCTGCTCGCCCCCAGGGTCTGGGAATCGGTGGCCGCCGACGTCAAGTCGCGCATGATGGACGCCACCCTGTTCAAGCAGAAGATGTATCAGGTCGGCATGAAGCTGGCCTGGCGGGCCTCGATCAAAAGAAAGGGGGGCCACTCCAGGCTCGCCTACTGGCTGCTGTTCCGCGCGCTGAAGGACCGGCTCGGCTTCAGCTACCTGCGCTCGGCGGCCACCGGCGGCGCGGCGTTGGGGCCCGATACTTTCAAATTCTTCCTCGCCATGGGCGTCCCGCTGCGCCAGCTCTACGGCCAGACCGAGCTGGGCGGGGCCTACACCATCCACAAGGCCGACGACGTCGATTTCGACAGCGTCGGGGTCCCCTTCAGCACCAGCGAGATCCGCATCGCCAACCCCGACGAAAACGGCGTCGGCGAGATCGAGGCGCGCACCCCGGGGATGTTCCTCGGCTACTACAAGAATGACCAGGCCACCGCCGAGAGCGTCCTGGAGGGCTGGATGAAGACCGGCGACGCCGGCTACCTCAAGCAGGAGAACGGCCACCTGGTGGTCATCGACCGCATCAGCGACATCGCCACCACCTCGACGGGGGCGCGCTTCTCCCCACAGTTTATCGAGAACAAGCTCAAGTTCTCCCCCTTCGTCGCCGAGGCGGTGGTCCAGGGCGACGCCCGACCCTACCTGGCGGCCATCGTCTGCATCCGCTTCGACATCGTCGCCAAGTGGGCCGAACAGCGCGACGTCGCTTTCACCAACTACACAAACCTCTCGGCCCAGCGCAAGGTCTACGACCTGGTGCAGCGGGAGATCGAGATCGTCAACGCGACCCTCCCCGAAGCCCACCGCATCCGCAAGTTCCTGCTGCTCTACAAGCAGCTCGACGCCGACGACGGCGAACTGACCCGCACCCGCAAGGTGCGCCGCGGGGTGATCAAGGAGAAGTACGCCGAGATCATCGGTGCCATGTATTCGGGCAAGGAGAAGGTCCAGGTCGACACGGTGATCACCTTCCAGGACGGCAGCAAATCGCGGATCCAGACCGAGCTGCGGGTGGTCGATCTGCCCGTCGCCGACGGAGAGATCGAAGCCCGCGGCAAGGCGCTGCGCACCGCCCGCCTGGAAATCTGA
- a CDS encoding ABC transporter ATP-binding protein, with amino-acid sequence MSDPTSLLQVSGVSLSFGGVHALTDVTFEVRKGEVFSIIGPNGAGKTSMLNCVSGRYQPQKGSILFKGQEITGMRPNDRCTLGIGRTFQNLALFAHMTVLDNIMVGRHHLLKNNFLNGPLYWLSRAQKEELRHRRDVEDIIDFLEIAHIRKSVAGTLSYGLRKRVELARAVALRPELILLDEPMAGMNLEEKEDMARYIIDLNEEWGMTVVMIEHDMGVVMDISHRVMVLDFGKKIAEGLPDQIMDNDHVKKAYLGEDTEEPETSQPAEEEVA; translated from the coding sequence ATGAGCGACCCCACCTCCCTTCTGCAAGTCTCCGGAGTCTCCCTCTCCTTCGGCGGCGTCCACGCCCTGACCGATGTAACCTTCGAGGTCCGCAAGGGTGAGGTCTTTTCCATTATCGGCCCCAACGGAGCCGGCAAGACTTCGATGCTCAACTGCGTCTCCGGCCGCTACCAGCCGCAGAAAGGCAGCATCCTGTTCAAGGGTCAGGAGATCACCGGGATGCGCCCCAACGACCGCTGCACCCTGGGGATCGGCCGGACCTTCCAGAACCTGGCCCTGTTCGCCCACATGACGGTGCTCGACAACATTATGGTCGGCCGCCATCACCTGCTGAAGAACAATTTCCTCAACGGCCCCCTCTACTGGCTCTCCAGGGCGCAGAAGGAGGAACTCAGGCACCGCCGCGACGTGGAGGACATCATCGATTTTCTGGAGATCGCCCACATCCGCAAGTCCGTGGCCGGCACCCTCTCCTACGGCCTGCGCAAGCGGGTCGAGCTGGCCCGGGCGGTGGCCCTGCGCCCGGAGCTGATTCTGCTCGACGAGCCGATGGCGGGGATGAATCTGGAGGAAAAGGAGGACATGGCCCGCTACATCATCGACCTCAACGAGGAGTGGGGCATGACCGTGGTGATGATCGAGCACGACATGGGCGTGGTCATGGACATCTCTCACCGGGTCATGGTGCTCGATTTCGGCAAGAAGATCGCCGAAGGCCTGCCCGACCAGATCATGGATAACGATCACGTCAAGAAGGCCTACCTGGGCGAGGACACCGAGGAACCGGAGACCAGCCAACCCGCCGAGGAAGAGGTGGCCTGA
- a CDS encoding sigma-54 interaction domain-containing protein has product MEPARSEAHLESEPAPLGGGQPPWQVELDHEQQIIATNAACRVLLDKGPEELLGKELGQVLKLAHLGPMLSKGVCFRSQPITREGRSFLCDYLPHDDPGQEAGGVFSMHPAGENQSEQPRLQDVVHSIDPAADIASDGIIMVNREGMVTLVNQAFADVLGIRAHDMIGRHILKSYPNSSLSRLPVVMETGKAEIGEPHLLNGREAVVSRYPLFRDGRVIGAFGKILFKDSREVSLLADKLRSISSRTRAQPLTRAAKREFRYDCSSILGNSPVIRDLKNKLLRIAERGSNVLLVGETGTGKELFAHALHAHSTRRYGPFVRVNCAAIPEHLLESELFGYVEGAFTDARKGGQVGKFEQADGGTIFLDEISDMSLAMQAKLLRTLQEKEVTPLGCNNTRQVDMRVIAATNVNLQKLVQEGRFRSDLYYRLNIVGLAIPPLRERADDLYQLCRHYLDVFNHQFGMQVKGLSPGAWDVLRSYDFPGNIRELRNIMESAFNLVSGNIIQGGDLPMHLFQPLGAVQGNTCRPETEAPIGLKPLQEIMEELEKRIIEQALEQVDGNKLNAANLLGISRPGLYKKLQKFNIQ; this is encoded by the coding sequence ATGGAACCGGCGAGGAGCGAAGCACACCTGGAAAGCGAACCGGCACCTCTGGGGGGCGGGCAGCCTCCCTGGCAAGTCGAACTCGACCATGAACAGCAGATCATCGCCACCAACGCAGCGTGCAGGGTCCTGCTCGACAAAGGCCCCGAGGAGTTGTTGGGCAAGGAACTCGGGCAGGTTTTGAAACTTGCCCACCTCGGCCCGATGTTGAGTAAAGGTGTCTGTTTCCGCTCCCAGCCCATCACTCGCGAAGGCCGCAGCTTTCTCTGCGACTACCTCCCCCATGACGACCCGGGCCAGGAGGCCGGCGGCGTCTTTTCGATGCACCCGGCCGGTGAGAACCAGAGCGAACAACCGCGACTTCAGGACGTGGTCCATTCCATCGACCCGGCGGCGGACATCGCCTCCGACGGTATCATCATGGTCAACCGCGAGGGGATGGTCACCCTGGTCAACCAGGCCTTCGCCGATGTTCTGGGAATCCGAGCCCATGACATGATCGGCCGCCACATCTTGAAGTCCTACCCTAACTCATCCCTTTCGCGCCTCCCCGTGGTTATGGAGACCGGCAAGGCGGAGATCGGCGAGCCCCACCTGCTCAACGGCCGGGAGGCGGTGGTCAGTCGCTATCCGCTGTTTCGCGACGGCAGGGTCATCGGGGCCTTCGGCAAGATCCTGTTCAAAGATTCCCGGGAGGTCTCGCTGCTGGCCGACAAATTGCGCAGCATTTCCAGCAGAACCCGGGCGCAGCCCCTCACCAGGGCAGCCAAGCGGGAATTTCGCTACGACTGCAGCAGCATCCTCGGCAACAGCCCGGTCATCCGCGATTTGAAAAACAAGCTTTTGCGCATCGCCGAGCGCGGCTCCAATGTACTGCTGGTTGGCGAGACCGGCACGGGCAAGGAACTGTTCGCTCACGCCCTGCATGCCCACAGTACAAGGCGTTACGGCCCCTTTGTCCGGGTCAACTGCGCGGCGATCCCCGAACACCTGCTCGAGTCCGAGCTTTTCGGATATGTCGAAGGGGCCTTTACCGACGCGCGCAAGGGCGGCCAGGTCGGCAAGTTCGAACAGGCCGACGGCGGCACCATTTTTCTGGATGAAATCAGCGATATGTCCCTGGCCATGCAGGCCAAGCTGCTGCGCACCCTACAGGAGAAGGAGGTCACGCCCCTCGGCTGCAACAACACCAGGCAGGTGGACATGCGGGTCATCGCCGCCACCAACGTCAACCTGCAGAAGCTGGTGCAGGAGGGGCGCTTCCGCAGCGACCTCTATTACCGCCTCAACATCGTCGGTCTGGCCATACCGCCGCTGCGCGAACGGGCCGACGACCTGTATCAGCTGTGCCGCCATTACCTTGATGTCTTCAATCACCAATTCGGGATGCAGGTCAAGGGTCTCTCGCCCGGAGCCTGGGACGTGTTGCGCAGCTACGATTTCCCCGGCAATATCCGCGAACTGCGCAACATCATGGAAAGTGCCTTCAACCTGGTTTCCGGCAACATCATCCAGGGCGGGGATCTGCCGATGCATCTGTTTCAGCCCCTGGGGGCCGTCCAGGGCAACACCTGTCGGCCGGAGACCGAGGCACCCATCGGCCTGAAACCGCTCCAGGAAATCATGGAGGAGTTGGAAAAGCGGATCATCGAACAGGCCCTGGAGCAGGTGGACGGCAACAAGCTCAACGCCGCAAACCTGCTGGGTATTTCCCGGCCCGGGCTCTACAAGAAACTGCAGAAATTCAATATCCAATAA
- the icmF gene encoding fused isobutyryl-CoA mutase/GTPase IcmF — METTPYQARNSIRFVTATSLYDGHDVSINIMRRLLQASGTEVVHLGHNRSAEEIVTAAIQEDVQGIAVSSYQGGHMEFFTYIQDLLRERGGGHIKVFGGGGGVILPHEIEQLHQYGICRIFSPEDGRKLGLQGMVNTKLRECDFATPCELERELERLQEKKHQAAARLITLAELGIGGEGPWNREIRNRLAAMALPAPVVGITGTGGAGKSSLTDELVRRFLRDFPEKQVAILSVDPTRKRTGGALLGDRIRMNAIDSPRVFMRSLATRESRSELSAAIREALEVLRAARFDLVIVETSGIGQGDAAIVDVCDVSLYVMTSEFGAPTQLEKIDMLDFADLVSLNKMEKNGAEDALLNVRKQVRRNRNLFDAPDSAIPVFGTIASQFNDPGTNVLYGALIATINRKTGADWQSSLKVRETESRRSHIIPPGRVGYLAEITRTVRSYRDLVEQQATLARELFMLQGARQILAGRGAAAEEWDQAVAEREAALEAETRGIIAEWPELKAAYRQPQMVTRIRDKELRTELYTTTLSGSRIPRVSLPDFVDWGEIVKWSLKENVPGRFPFTAGLFPFRRTSEDPKRQFAGEGTPERTNRRFHYLTRHDPAKRLSTAFDSVTLYGEDPDHRPDIYGKVGESGVSICTQVDMNKLFAGFDLCDPMTSVSMTVNGPAPILLAMFFNTAVEQQLERFRLDKGRDPGQDEFAELRACTLQTVRGTVQADILKEDQGQNTCIFSTEFALKMMGDIQQYFIENGIRNYYSVSISGYHIAEAGANPISQLAFTLANGFTYVEYYLSRGMHIDDFAPNLSFFFSNGLDAEYTVLGRVARRIWSVVLRNKYGANARSQMLKYHIQTSGRSLHAQEMDFNDIRTTLQALMAVYDNCNSLHTNAYDEAVTTPTEESVRRAMAIQLIINRELGLNKNENPLQGSFIIEELTDLVEEAVLAEFDRINERGGVLGAMETMYQRSRIQEESMLYEHKKHSGELPITGVNCFLNPKVEEEGYRIPEQLARSTREEKEQQIANLHAFQEAHREKADQGLRRLQEVAESGGNIFAELMETVKVASLGQISRALYQVGGQYRRNM, encoded by the coding sequence ATGGAAACCACCCCTTACCAGGCTCGGAATTCCATCCGATTCGTAACCGCCACCAGCCTCTATGACGGGCACGACGTATCGATCAATATCATGCGGCGCCTGCTGCAGGCCTCGGGTACCGAGGTCGTCCACCTTGGTCACAACCGCTCGGCCGAGGAGATCGTTACCGCGGCCATCCAGGAGGACGTCCAGGGGATCGCGGTCAGTTCCTACCAGGGTGGGCACATGGAATTTTTCACCTACATCCAGGATCTGCTCAGGGAGCGGGGCGGGGGGCACATCAAGGTTTTCGGCGGCGGCGGCGGAGTAATCCTCCCCCACGAGATCGAACAGCTGCACCAGTACGGCATCTGCCGGATCTTTTCCCCGGAAGACGGGCGCAAATTGGGCCTCCAGGGGATGGTCAACACCAAGCTGCGCGAATGCGACTTTGCCACCCCCTGCGAGTTGGAGCGGGAGCTGGAGAGGCTGCAGGAAAAGAAACATCAGGCCGCGGCCCGGCTGATCACCCTGGCCGAGCTGGGCATCGGCGGGGAGGGCCCCTGGAACAGGGAAATCCGGAACCGGCTAGCGGCCATGGCCCTCCCCGCACCGGTGGTGGGGATCACCGGCACCGGCGGTGCCGGCAAGAGCTCGCTGACCGATGAGCTGGTGCGGCGCTTTCTGCGGGATTTTCCCGAGAAGCAGGTGGCCATCCTTTCCGTCGACCCGACCCGCAAACGGACCGGCGGAGCCCTGCTCGGGGACCGCATCCGCATGAACGCCATCGATTCGCCACGGGTATTCATGCGCTCGCTGGCAACCCGCGAGTCGCGCAGCGAACTCTCCGCCGCCATTCGCGAGGCCCTCGAGGTGCTGAGGGCAGCCCGCTTCGACCTGGTCATCGTCGAAACCAGCGGTATCGGTCAGGGTGATGCCGCCATCGTCGACGTCTGCGACGTGTCGCTGTATGTCATGACCTCCGAGTTCGGCGCCCCGACCCAGTTGGAGAAGATCGACATGCTCGACTTCGCCGACCTGGTCTCCTTGAACAAGATGGAGAAAAATGGCGCCGAGGATGCGCTGCTGAACGTGCGCAAGCAGGTGCGGCGCAACCGCAATTTGTTCGACGCCCCGGACAGCGCGATCCCGGTCTTCGGTACCATCGCCAGCCAGTTCAACGATCCCGGCACCAATGTGCTGTACGGTGCGCTGATCGCGACCATCAACCGGAAAACCGGCGCCGACTGGCAGTCCTCCCTAAAAGTTCGCGAAACCGAGAGCCGCCGCAGCCATATCATTCCGCCGGGGAGAGTCGGCTACCTGGCGGAAATTACCCGCACGGTAAGGAGCTACCGCGACCTGGTCGAGCAGCAGGCGACCCTTGCCCGCGAGCTGTTTATGTTGCAGGGAGCGCGGCAGATCCTGGCCGGGCGGGGGGCGGCGGCAGAGGAGTGGGATCAAGCCGTCGCCGAGCGCGAAGCCGCCCTCGAGGCCGAGACCCGGGGCATCATCGCCGAGTGGCCCGAACTCAAGGCGGCCTATCGACAACCGCAGATGGTGACCAGGATCCGCGACAAGGAACTGCGCACCGAACTGTACACCACCACCCTCTCCGGCAGCCGCATCCCGAGGGTCAGCCTTCCCGATTTCGTCGACTGGGGCGAGATCGTCAAGTGGTCGCTGAAAGAGAACGTGCCGGGGCGTTTTCCTTTCACCGCGGGGCTGTTTCCCTTCCGCCGCACCAGCGAGGACCCGAAGCGCCAGTTCGCCGGCGAGGGAACCCCGGAGCGCACCAATCGCCGCTTCCACTACCTGACCAGGCACGACCCGGCCAAGCGCCTCTCCACCGCCTTCGACAGCGTGACCCTCTATGGCGAGGATCCCGACCATCGCCCCGACATCTACGGCAAGGTCGGCGAAAGCGGCGTCTCGATCTGCACCCAGGTCGACATGAACAAGCTGTTCGCCGGCTTCGACCTCTGCGACCCGATGACCAGCGTCTCGATGACCGTCAACGGCCCGGCGCCGATCCTGCTCGCCATGTTCTTCAACACCGCCGTCGAGCAGCAGCTCGAGCGCTTCCGCCTTGACAAGGGGCGCGATCCTGGGCAAGACGAATTCGCCGAGCTGCGCGCCTGCACCCTGCAGACCGTGCGCGGCACGGTCCAGGCCGACATCCTCAAGGAGGACCAGGGGCAGAACACCTGCATCTTCTCCACCGAGTTCGCGCTGAAGATGATGGGCGACATCCAGCAGTATTTCATCGAAAACGGCATCCGCAACTATTACTCGGTCTCGATCAGCGGCTACCACATCGCCGAGGCCGGCGCCAACCCCATCTCGCAGCTGGCCTTCACCCTGGCCAACGGCTTCACCTACGTGGAGTATTACCTCTCGCGGGGGATGCACATCGACGATTTCGCCCCCAATCTCTCCTTCTTTTTCAGCAACGGGCTCGACGCCGAGTACACCGTGCTCGGTAGGGTGGCGCGGCGCATCTGGTCGGTGGTGCTGCGCAACAAATACGGGGCCAACGCTCGCAGCCAGATGCTCAAGTACCACATCCAGACCTCGGGGCGTTCGCTGCACGCCCAGGAGATGGATTTCAACGACATCCGCACCACCCTGCAGGCGCTCATGGCCGTCTACGACAACTGCAACTCGCTGCATACCAACGCCTATGACGAGGCGGTAACCACCCCCACCGAGGAGTCGGTGCGCCGCGCCATGGCCATCCAGTTGATCATCAACCGCGAGTTGGGGCTGAACAAGAACGAGAACCCGCTGCAGGGGAGCTTCATCATCGAGGAGCTCACCGACCTGGTGGAGGAGGCGGTGCTCGCCGAGTTCGACCGGATCAACGAGCGCGGCGGGGTGCTCGGCGCCATGGAGACCATGTACCAGCGCAGCAGGATCCAGGAAGAGTCGATGCTCTACGAGCACAAGAAGCATTCGGGCGAGCTGCCGATCACTGGCGTCAACTGCTTTCTCAACCCGAAAGTGGAGGAGGAGGGGTACAGGATCCCCGAGCAGCTGGCCCGCTCCACCCGTGAGGAGAAGGAGCAGCAGATCGCCAACCTGCACGCCTTCCAGGAGGCCCATCGCGAGAAGGCGGACCAGGGGCTGCGGCGCCTGCAGGAGGTCGCCGAGAGCGGCGGCAACATCTTTGCCGAGCTGATGGAGACCGTCAAGGTCGCCTCGTTGGGCCAGATCAGCCGCGCGCTGTACCAGGTCGGCGGGCAGTACCGGCGCAATATGTGA
- a CDS encoding NADH:flavin oxidoreductase, whose translation MEKGGWWLFEETQINGMELKNRLIRSATWEGMADSDGCPTPGLIELYRDLAAGGVGLIVSGFAYVCTEGKPLPGAMGAHRDDFATAHRNLVQAVHAKGGKVCLQLGHAGGQTRSKLLGGMPLAPSAIKAAQYGDEPPRELTLGEIAKIVDAFAASARRARRWGYDAVQIHAAHGYLVNQFLSPLTNRRRDGYGGSMTRRFRFLLDIYDAIRGEVGPDYPVTLKLNASDNLEGGFALEEALILAKELSAKGLDLIEVSAGTRASGADGPVRMGINHPNKEAYNLVLARAVKKAVACPVALVGGIRSLWTARTLLRRDHIDFVSLARPLVCEPNLPERWRLPGEHSLSRCVSCNGCFKAALQGKLRCVAARAV comes from the coding sequence ATGGAAAAGGGCGGGTGGTGGCTGTTCGAGGAAACACAGATAAACGGGATGGAACTGAAAAACAGGTTGATCCGCTCCGCGACCTGGGAGGGAATGGCCGACTCCGACGGTTGCCCCACACCCGGGCTGATAGAGCTGTACCGGGACTTGGCCGCAGGCGGAGTCGGCCTGATCGTCAGCGGCTTCGCCTATGTTTGTACGGAAGGGAAGCCGCTTCCCGGCGCCATGGGTGCGCATCGCGACGACTTCGCAACCGCCCACCGCAACCTTGTGCAGGCGGTTCATGCAAAGGGGGGCAAGGTTTGCCTGCAACTGGGGCACGCCGGCGGTCAGACCCGCAGCAAGCTGCTGGGCGGGATGCCCCTGGCGCCTTCTGCAATAAAAGCCGCCCAATACGGAGACGAACCACCTCGGGAACTGACCTTGGGGGAAATCGCCAAGATCGTCGACGCATTCGCCGCCTCCGCCAGGCGTGCCCGCCGCTGGGGGTACGATGCGGTGCAGATCCACGCCGCGCACGGCTACCTGGTCAATCAGTTCCTGTCGCCCCTGACCAACCGTCGCCGGGACGGGTACGGCGGCAGCATGACCAGGCGTTTCCGGTTTTTGCTGGACATCTATGATGCGATCCGTGGCGAAGTTGGTCCCGATTACCCCGTTACCCTGAAGCTGAACGCCAGTGACAACCTCGAGGGAGGATTCGCCCTGGAGGAGGCGTTGATCCTGGCCAAGGAGCTCAGCGCCAAGGGGCTCGATCTCATCGAGGTGAGCGCCGGGACTCGGGCCTCGGGGGCAGACGGGCCGGTGCGCATGGGGATTAATCACCCCAACAAGGAGGCCTATAACCTGGTCCTGGCCAGGGCCGTGAAAAAGGCGGTCGCCTGTCCCGTGGCCCTGGTCGGCGGGATTCGCAGCCTCTGGACGGCTCGCACCCTGCTGCGGCGCGACCACATCGATTTTGTTTCCCTGGCGCGCCCTCTGGTGTGCGAGCCCAACCTGCCGGAGCGCTGGCGGCTTCCCGGGGAGCACTCCCTGTCGCGCTGCGTATCCTGCAACGGGTGCTTTAAAGCCGCTCTGCAAGGAAAACTAAGATGCGTGGCGGCCAGGGCAGTTTGA
- a CDS encoding pyridoxamine 5'-phosphate oxidase family protein, which produces MDLKNYFETHPGTGVLATADSRGIVDAAIYNRPQVMEDGSVALIMRERLTHKNLQENPHAVYLFLENAPGYQGIRLFLRKIREDQDPQLIQQMTRAWLTDAEDLAKGRKFIVYFEVKKSLALIGGDLVP; this is translated from the coding sequence ATGGATCTGAAGAACTATTTCGAAACCCATCCCGGAACGGGTGTTCTCGCCACAGCCGACAGTCGGGGGATCGTGGATGCTGCCATTTATAACCGCCCCCAGGTCATGGAAGACGGCTCTGTCGCCCTGATCATGCGGGAACGCCTGACTCACAAGAACCTTCAGGAAAACCCCCATGCCGTTTATCTGTTTCTGGAGAATGCGCCTGGTTACCAGGGGATTCGGCTGTTTTTGAGAAAGATCCGCGAGGACCAGGATCCTCAACTGATCCAGCAGATGACCCGGGCATGGCTGACAGACGCGGAGGACCTGGCCAAGGGGCGGAAGTTCATTGTCTATTTCGAGGTGAAAAAGTCGCTCGCGTTGATTGGCGGCGATCTGGTGCCCTGA
- a CDS encoding MerR family transcriptional regulator, whose product MKIYLFYILFKQICFCLGQGMNILQLSKEVSIGIDTLRIWERRYGFPRPGRDRRGHRCYSLKQVEELRLVKKLQDLGQRPGKIFSLNPGERIQLLEQLLDEAPIADMALKPLLEMGDRDRVEGELRENLRRLGVLRFIETVGVPAIRILDRCWSEGRINIAREHFISDCLDKLLKKKLDEDLDGRCCEKVLFLTLSGERHKLGLLMAAAIFHSLGIRCIWLNEELPLSEVSLLAADLQVDAVAVSFSVHYPSRQAKQDLATLRNTLDRNIKLIAGGQAVHRGVRMQNLWICNDLKKIPDICRQCFPGFIQNK is encoded by the coding sequence TTGAAAATTTATCTTTTTTATATATTATTCAAACAAATCTGTTTTTGTCTAGGACAGGGAATGAATATTCTTCAACTGAGCAAAGAGGTCAGCATCGGCATCGATACTCTGCGTATTTGGGAGAGGCGCTACGGCTTCCCCAGGCCCGGTCGAGACCGGCGTGGTCACCGGTGTTATTCCCTCAAACAGGTAGAGGAGCTCCGTCTGGTGAAAAAACTCCAGGACCTTGGTCAAAGGCCTGGAAAAATTTTTTCGTTGAACCCGGGAGAAAGAATCCAGTTGCTGGAGCAACTATTGGACGAAGCACCAATAGCCGATATGGCTTTGAAGCCGTTGCTGGAGATGGGAGATCGGGACAGGGTAGAGGGAGAGCTTCGAGAGAATTTACGGCGTTTAGGGGTTCTGAGGTTTATTGAAACCGTGGGAGTTCCCGCTATCCGAATCCTCGATCGCTGTTGGTCCGAGGGGCGCATCAATATCGCCAGGGAGCATTTCATTTCGGATTGCCTGGACAAACTGCTGAAAAAAAAATTAGACGAGGATTTGGACGGCCGTTGCTGCGAAAAAGTACTTTTTCTGACCCTTTCTGGTGAAAGGCATAAACTTGGCCTTCTGATGGCTGCGGCGATCTTTCACTCCCTGGGAATCAGATGCATATGGTTGAACGAGGAGTTGCCCCTGTCCGAAGTGTCCCTCCTGGCGGCTGATCTGCAAGTGGATGCCGTTGCGGTCTCTTTCAGCGTCCATTATCCATCCCGCCAGGCCAAGCAGGACCTGGCAACCCTGAGAAACACCCTGGATCGGAACATCAAACTGATTGCGGGGGGACAAGCGGTGCACCGGGGTGTCCGGATGCAAAACCTGTGGATCTGCAACGACCTGAAGAAAATCCCGGATATTTGCCGACAATGTTTCCCCGGATTCATCCAAAACAAGTGA
- a CDS encoding DUF2177 family protein, whose translation MTIPLFFAIDLFWLGVVARSFYQEKLAHLLSPTVHWPAAMVFYLIYIAGIILFAVKPAIESGSLGRAAIWGGLFGFFTYATYDLTNLATLKDWPIQVVVVDIAWGTVLCTLVAVGSYLIGRWLA comes from the coding sequence ATGACCATTCCGCTGTTTTTTGCCATAGACCTGTTCTGGCTTGGCGTTGTGGCCAGAAGTTTCTACCAGGAAAAGCTCGCCCACCTGCTCAGCCCGACGGTCCATTGGCCTGCGGCTATGGTTTTTTACCTCATCTACATTGCCGGAATCATCCTCTTTGCCGTCAAGCCGGCGATCGAAAGCGGATCTTTGGGCCGTGCCGCCATTTGGGGAGGGTTGTTTGGATTTTTTACTTACGCTACCTACGACCTGACCAACCTGGCGACCCTGAAGGACTGGCCCATCCAGGTCGTGGTGGTCGATATCGCCTGGGGAACGGTTCTGTGTACCCTTGTCGCGGTGGGCAGTTATCTGATCGGGCGCTGGCTCGCCTAG